A section of the Polyangium spumosum genome encodes:
- a CDS encoding tetratricopeptide repeat protein — protein sequence MSEDLDRIIRNIRYRIRKKDPSGFEDAVRLAEQYPEDADVWDTVSYAYDKRDDHAAAMAAMTRAIELDPKGLSLFYKRGEYALRTGDHESAVADFSRGLVLSDELNKNYLRDELHFRRAEAFIQLGKKAEALADLSQLRDDYVNFGPKIRTKADLLVMCGESLPPPKEQEDEPPVSSPAIADAPDEEEVALAEQLGEAGIAAVDAALLEQLSHRYLKAARIIGDAIDFGSYPADSLHVRLFARRLIALAEAGAIVARGNLLNPRRSVVRLPDSP from the coding sequence ATGAGCGAAGATCTGGACCGTATCATCAGGAACATCAGATATCGTATTCGCAAGAAAGACCCGAGCGGGTTCGAGGATGCCGTCAGGCTCGCCGAGCAGTATCCCGAGGACGCGGACGTCTGGGACACGGTTTCATACGCCTACGATAAGAGGGACGATCATGCCGCCGCCATGGCAGCCATGACGCGGGCGATAGAGCTCGACCCCAAGGGGCTGTCGCTGTTCTACAAGCGAGGCGAATACGCGCTCCGAACAGGCGACCATGAGAGCGCCGTGGCCGACTTCAGCCGAGGGCTCGTCCTCTCTGACGAGCTCAACAAGAATTACTTGCGCGATGAACTCCACTTCCGGCGCGCCGAGGCATTCATTCAGTTGGGCAAAAAGGCCGAGGCGCTGGCCGACCTTTCACAGTTGCGGGATGACTACGTCAACTTCGGGCCCAAGATTCGAACAAAAGCAGACCTCCTGGTGATGTGTGGGGAGAGCCTTCCGCCGCCCAAGGAGCAGGAGGACGAGCCGCCCGTATCGTCACCGGCCATCGCCGACGCTCCCGACGAAGAGGAGGTCGCGCTCGCGGAGCAGCTCGGGGAGGCCGGTATCGCGGCCGTCGACGCGGCGCTGCTCGAACAGCTCAGCCATCGATACCTGAAGGCTGCGCGCATCATCGGCGACGCGATTGACTTCGGCAGTTACCCGGCCGACAGCCTCCACGTCCGCCTCTTTGCCCGCCGGCTCATCGCCCTCGCGGAAGCCGGAGCCATCGTCGCGCGGGGAAACCTCCTCAACCCGCGGCGCAGCGTGGTCCGTCTCCCCGACAGCCCCTGA
- a CDS encoding methylthioribulose 1-phosphate dehydratase translates to MQQHRLPDVAAATLLSLASRCHARGWAQATSGNFSVRLDARRFVITKSGLDKGALRAEDLLVVDLDGNPLTDGRPSAETPLHAQVYRRRPGITAVAHTHSVAATVLSRALLAEGYVVLSGFEMLKALVGIDTHETAIRLPIFPNEQDVQRLATQVDAELGGDDCVYGYLLAGHGLYTWGTSAGEAARHVEAIEFLLECVLHGRR, encoded by the coding sequence GTGCAGCAACACCGCCTCCCCGACGTCGCCGCGGCCACCTTGCTCTCCCTCGCGAGCCGTTGCCACGCGAGGGGCTGGGCCCAGGCGACGAGCGGTAATTTTTCGGTGCGGCTCGACGCTCGTCGCTTCGTCATCACGAAGAGCGGGCTCGACAAGGGCGCGCTCCGCGCCGAGGACCTGCTCGTCGTCGATCTCGACGGCAACCCCCTCACCGACGGCCGTCCCTCGGCCGAGACGCCGCTCCACGCGCAGGTCTACCGGCGAAGGCCGGGCATCACCGCCGTCGCGCACACCCACTCCGTCGCCGCCACGGTCCTGTCCCGCGCCCTGCTCGCCGAGGGGTACGTCGTGCTCTCCGGCTTCGAGATGCTCAAGGCGCTCGTGGGCATCGACACGCACGAGACCGCGATCCGCCTGCCCATCTTCCCGAACGAGCAGGACGTCCAGCGCCTCGCCACGCAGGTCGACGCGGAGCTCGGCGGCGACGACTGCGTGTACGGCTACCTCCTCGCGGGACACGGCCTCTACACGTGGGGCACGAGCGCCGGCGAAGCCGCGCGGCACGTCGAGGCGATCGAGTTCCTCCTCGAATGCGTCCTCCACGGGCGAAGGTGA
- a CDS encoding sigma 54-interacting transcriptional regulator: protein MAQPDRDDQRGALELVVYAAGDEAAATALPRKGAVTIGRGEGNDVRIDDASVSRRHAVLHVGGVLRIEDKGSANGTFVRKGDDKGAAAETRRVHRAPGETFDVELGDCIVLGSVIAVVRRARQEEGPHKAAEDPRRSNTSRVIVEDPGMRALHEEARRAAGSPFNVLLLGETGVGKEILARSIHEASPRRNKPFVAVHCAALSETLLESELFGHKKGSFTGATEDKKGLFEAADGGTVLLDEIGELSPSVQVKLLRVLEDRAVLRIGAVAPRPVDVRFIAATNRDLEAEVERGAFRQDLFYRLNGITLVVPPLRQRTAEIGELAAFFLADAWRKLDRKGTPSLAAEARALLERHPFPGNVRELKNAMERAAVLCAGDTVLPEHLPPRIARPSGSPPAQGPAPAPAAPTSTQRITESDVGEAEERLDERQRILDALEKCAHNQTRAAEMLGISRRTLVTRLEEYDLPRPRKR from the coding sequence ATGGCGCAGCCGGATCGGGACGATCAACGAGGGGCCCTCGAGCTCGTGGTGTACGCCGCGGGGGACGAGGCCGCGGCCACCGCCCTTCCGCGCAAGGGCGCCGTCACCATCGGCCGCGGCGAGGGCAACGACGTGCGCATCGACGACGCCTCCGTCTCCCGCCGCCACGCCGTCCTCCACGTCGGCGGTGTCCTCCGCATCGAGGACAAGGGCAGCGCAAACGGCACCTTCGTCCGCAAGGGCGACGACAAGGGCGCCGCCGCCGAGACACGCAGGGTCCATCGCGCCCCCGGCGAGACCTTCGACGTCGAGCTTGGCGACTGCATCGTCCTCGGCTCCGTCATCGCCGTCGTCCGCCGCGCCCGCCAGGAAGAAGGCCCCCACAAGGCCGCCGAGGACCCCCGCAGGAGCAACACGAGCCGCGTGATCGTCGAGGATCCAGGCATGCGCGCGCTCCACGAGGAGGCCCGCAGGGCCGCAGGATCGCCGTTCAACGTGCTGCTGCTCGGCGAGACGGGCGTGGGAAAGGAGATCCTCGCGCGATCCATTCACGAGGCCTCGCCGCGGCGGAACAAACCCTTCGTCGCCGTCCACTGCGCCGCGCTCAGCGAGACGCTGCTCGAGAGCGAGCTCTTCGGCCACAAGAAGGGATCGTTCACGGGCGCCACCGAGGACAAGAAGGGCCTCTTCGAGGCCGCGGACGGCGGCACGGTGTTGCTCGACGAGATCGGCGAGCTCTCGCCTTCGGTGCAGGTGAAGCTGCTGCGCGTGCTCGAGGATCGCGCCGTCCTGCGGATCGGCGCCGTCGCGCCGCGGCCCGTCGACGTGCGGTTCATCGCGGCGACGAACCGGGATCTCGAGGCCGAGGTCGAGCGTGGCGCCTTCCGGCAGGATCTCTTCTACCGGCTGAACGGCATCACCCTCGTCGTGCCGCCGCTCCGGCAGCGCACGGCCGAGATCGGCGAGCTCGCCGCGTTTTTCCTCGCGGACGCGTGGAGGAAGCTCGACCGAAAGGGCACGCCGTCGCTCGCGGCGGAGGCGCGGGCGCTGCTCGAGCGGCACCCGTTCCCCGGCAACGTGCGCGAGCTGAAGAACGCCATGGAGCGAGCCGCGGTGCTCTGCGCCGGTGATACCGTCCTGCCCGAGCATCTGCCGCCGCGGATCGCGCGGCCATCGGGGTCGCCGCCCGCGCAGGGCCCCGCGCCGGCCCCCGCGGCGCCGACGTCGACGCAGCGGATCACCGAGTCGGACGTCGGCGAGGCAGAGGAGCGGCTCGACGAGCGGCAGCGGATCCTCGACGCGCTGGAGAAGTGCGCCCACAACCAGACTCGCGCGGCCGAGATGCTGGGGATCTCGCGGCGGACCCTGGTGACGCGGCTCGAAGAGTACGATCTGCCGCGACCGAGGAAGAGGTGA
- a CDS encoding N-acyl-D-amino-acid deacylase family protein gives MPPPLPRLLPALPLLVLLAACAPAPPSPSPQAPPPPEAPAPPPPRTLPLAPPPSQALPPPPAPPPPPFRSDEVFRLAVRGGHVIDGSGAPRRRADVLVRKDRIAFVGDVDPSVRAERTIDVAGAVVTPGFIDAHSHGSPLGDVEYALAMGVTTLVVGQDGRSPATRIGPWLAKVEAGRPRVHVAALVGHGTVRGLVGAAPHTKPRPAELQRMRDLVAQALHDGAFGLSTGLEYDPGRGASMDELVALAEPVGARGGVVMSHLRSEDDDRIEASLDELFEMCRRAKARAHVAHLKIVLGRGAPRAEALLAHIQRARAQGLAVTADLYPYAASYTSTAVLFPDFARPPSSYTNALRSRRPELAAFLRARVEKRNGPGAVLFGTGGFAGRTLAEVAASRRVPFEDVLIDVGPNGAEAAYFVMDEAVVARLFQDAFVMVGTDGGGGGRHPRGFGAFARVIEELVEKRKLVSLEEAVRKMSDLPARTLGLEGERGCLREGCGADLLVFAPEEIHERASFTAPHRLAAGMRFVVVGGVVEREGGKATPGRGGRVLRFAGGEAADKK, from the coding sequence ATGCCGCCCCCGCTCCCTCGCCTCCTGCCCGCCCTCCCGCTGCTCGTGTTGCTCGCGGCCTGCGCCCCCGCGCCGCCGTCCCCATCCCCCCAAGCACCCCCGCCCCCGGAGGCGCCCGCGCCGCCGCCGCCGCGTACGCTCCCGCTCGCGCCGCCGCCGTCGCAAGCGCTGCCGCCTCCACCTGCGCCGCCGCCCCCGCCCTTCCGCTCCGACGAGGTCTTCCGCCTCGCCGTCCGCGGGGGCCACGTCATCGACGGCTCGGGCGCCCCGCGCCGCCGCGCGGATGTGCTCGTTCGCAAGGATCGAATCGCCTTCGTCGGCGACGTCGACCCCTCGGTGCGCGCCGAGCGCACGATCGACGTGGCGGGCGCGGTCGTCACGCCCGGCTTCATCGACGCCCATTCTCACGGCTCTCCGCTCGGCGACGTCGAATACGCGCTCGCCATGGGCGTCACCACGCTCGTGGTGGGCCAGGACGGGCGCAGCCCCGCCACGCGAATCGGCCCCTGGCTCGCCAAGGTCGAAGCGGGCAGGCCTCGCGTGCACGTCGCCGCCCTCGTCGGGCACGGCACCGTCCGCGGCCTCGTCGGCGCCGCGCCTCATACCAAGCCGCGCCCGGCCGAGCTCCAGCGAATGCGTGATCTCGTCGCGCAGGCCCTCCATGACGGCGCATTTGGCCTCAGCACCGGCCTCGAATACGATCCGGGGCGCGGCGCCTCGATGGACGAGCTCGTCGCCCTCGCCGAGCCGGTCGGCGCGCGGGGCGGCGTGGTGATGAGCCACCTCCGCAGCGAGGACGACGACCGCATCGAAGCGTCACTCGACGAGCTCTTCGAGATGTGCCGCAGGGCCAAAGCCCGCGCGCACGTCGCGCACCTGAAGATCGTCCTCGGCCGCGGCGCTCCGCGCGCCGAAGCATTACTCGCGCACATCCAGAGGGCCCGCGCCCAGGGCCTCGCCGTCACGGCCGACCTGTATCCGTACGCCGCGAGTTACACCTCCACCGCGGTCCTCTTCCCCGACTTCGCGCGCCCGCCGTCCTCGTATACGAATGCGCTCCGGAGCCGCCGCCCGGAGCTCGCGGCCTTCTTGCGGGCCCGCGTCGAGAAACGGAATGGCCCCGGGGCGGTGCTCTTCGGGACGGGTGGGTTTGCAGGACGAACACTCGCCGAGGTCGCCGCGTCGCGGCGCGTGCCCTTCGAGGACGTGCTCATCGACGTGGGGCCAAACGGCGCGGAGGCTGCGTATTTCGTGATGGACGAGGCGGTGGTCGCGCGCCTCTTTCAGGATGCCTTCGTCATGGTCGGGACCGACGGCGGAGGCGGCGGGCGGCATCCGCGCGGGTTCGGGGCGTTCGCGCGGGTGATCGAGGAGCTCGTCGAGAAACGAAAGCTCGTCTCGCTGGAGGAGGCGGTGCGGAAGATGTCGGATTTGCCGGCGCGGACGCTCGGGCTCGAAGGGGAGCGGGGGTGCCTCCGCGAAGGGTGCGGGGCGGACCTCCTGGTGTTCGCCCCGGAGGAGATCCACGAGCGCGCGAGCTTCACGGCGCCGCATCGGCTGGCGGCGGGGATGCGCTTCGTGGTGGTCGGGGGCGTCGTCGAGCGCGAGGGCGGGAAGGCGACGCCGGGGCGCGGAGGGCGCGTGTTGCGGTTCGCGGGCGGCGAAGCGGCAGATAAAAAGTGA
- a CDS encoding alpha/beta fold hydrolase produces MRTSSFEWIADDGKPIFVHAFSPDEATKPVGLVHISHGMSEHGGRYTRLAEVLTARGFLVEAHDHRGHGRTAQRDDELGYFGPGDGFGRVKADLRGLLARARAAHPGLPQALVAHSMGSLIAQAVLPEEGTKLAAVLLSGTNGPPSLMARAGVLVAKAERARLGEHGKSQVLQGMSFDAWNRSFGPNRTSYDWLTRDAAEVDKYVNDPRCGFSVTTALWVQLLSAMPTLAGPDALARIPKDLPFYVLAGAEDPVHERTKNLRGLLDVYAKAGLRDVTYRVYPGARHELFNETNRDEVMREVADWLVRKLAPPR; encoded by the coding sequence ATGCGTACCTCCTCGTTCGAATGGATCGCCGACGACGGCAAGCCGATCTTCGTGCACGCCTTCTCCCCCGACGAAGCCACGAAGCCCGTGGGGCTCGTCCACATCTCGCACGGCATGAGCGAGCACGGCGGCCGCTACACGCGCCTCGCCGAGGTGCTCACGGCGCGCGGCTTCCTCGTCGAGGCCCACGACCACCGCGGCCACGGGCGCACCGCGCAGCGCGACGACGAGCTCGGCTACTTCGGGCCCGGCGACGGCTTCGGCCGCGTCAAGGCCGATCTCCGCGGCCTGCTCGCCCGCGCCCGCGCCGCGCACCCGGGCCTGCCGCAGGCCCTCGTCGCCCATTCGATGGGGTCGCTCATCGCGCAGGCCGTCCTGCCCGAGGAGGGCACGAAGCTCGCCGCCGTCCTCCTCTCGGGGACGAACGGCCCGCCCAGCTTGATGGCGCGCGCGGGCGTGCTCGTGGCGAAGGCCGAACGCGCGCGGCTCGGCGAGCACGGCAAGAGCCAGGTGCTGCAGGGGATGTCGTTCGACGCGTGGAACCGCTCCTTCGGCCCGAACCGCACGTCCTACGACTGGCTCACGCGCGACGCGGCCGAGGTCGACAAGTACGTGAACGACCCCCGCTGCGGCTTCTCCGTCACGACCGCGTTATGGGTGCAGCTCCTCTCCGCGATGCCCACGCTCGCGGGGCCGGACGCCCTCGCCCGCATCCCGAAGGACCTGCCGTTTTACGTGCTCGCCGGCGCCGAGGACCCGGTCCACGAGCGGACGAAGAACCTGCGCGGCCTGCTCGACGTGTACGCGAAGGCGGGCCTGCGCGACGTGACCTACCGCGTCTACCCGGGCGCGCGTCACGAGCTGTTCAACGAGACGAACCGGGACGAGGTGATGCGCGAGGTGGCGGACTGGCTCGTCCGCAAGCTCGCTCCGCCTCGATGA
- a CDS encoding porin, which yields MSLAHFAARAALAAASCLTLFAARPALADVPAAPRSDVAMATLPEKPAKAKSPPPDVIAPQVTVPAAIPAAPKPGEAAGQATKNWYDRIKIRGYTQVRYNQLGATNERLVNLQGDRSIGKDGGFLIRRARVILYGDVHERVSVYLQPDFASVVSDQYHSLVLRDWYADIFLDKKKEFRFRVGQSKVPYGFENMQSSSNRAPLDRSDALNSAVKDERDLGVFFYWAPDRIRKRFKSLVDQGLKGSGDYGVVALGAYNGQTANQKERNSTPHVVGRVTWPFQIGRQIVELGAGGYAGKFVVKTAGDVEAPGEMRDVRAHASFILYPQPIGLQAEYNIGRGPELVDGRVVERPLHGGYAMAMVKLGDFLPYVRGVLYEGGRKFETNAPRYSVRELEMGLEWQPISALELVAAYVFAERTHPEAPYPQESGRLVRLQAQFNY from the coding sequence ATGTCGCTCGCCCATTTCGCCGCGCGCGCGGCCCTCGCCGCGGCCTCTTGCCTCACGCTCTTCGCCGCGCGTCCTGCGCTGGCGGACGTCCCCGCGGCGCCCCGATCCGACGTCGCGATGGCGACGCTGCCCGAGAAGCCCGCGAAGGCAAAGTCGCCGCCGCCGGACGTGATCGCCCCCCAGGTGACGGTCCCCGCGGCCATACCCGCGGCGCCGAAGCCCGGCGAGGCGGCCGGCCAGGCCACGAAGAACTGGTACGACAGGATCAAGATCCGCGGCTACACGCAGGTCCGCTACAACCAGCTCGGCGCGACGAACGAGCGGCTCGTCAACCTCCAGGGCGATCGTTCGATCGGCAAGGACGGCGGCTTCCTCATCCGCCGCGCCCGCGTCATCCTGTACGGCGACGTGCACGAGCGCGTCTCCGTCTACCTGCAGCCCGATTTCGCGAGTGTCGTCTCCGACCAGTATCACTCCCTCGTGCTCCGGGACTGGTATGCGGACATCTTCCTCGACAAGAAAAAGGAGTTTCGTTTCCGCGTCGGTCAGTCGAAGGTCCCGTACGGGTTCGAGAACATGCAATCGAGCTCGAACCGCGCGCCGCTCGATCGCTCGGACGCATTGAACAGCGCCGTCAAGGACGAGCGGGATCTCGGCGTCTTCTTTTACTGGGCGCCGGATCGTATCCGCAAGCGATTCAAGTCGCTCGTCGACCAGGGGCTCAAGGGCTCGGGGGATTACGGCGTCGTCGCGCTCGGCGCGTACAATGGCCAGACGGCGAACCAGAAGGAGCGCAACTCGACGCCCCACGTCGTCGGGCGCGTCACCTGGCCCTTCCAGATCGGCCGCCAGATCGTGGAGCTCGGCGCCGGCGGGTATGCGGGCAAGTTCGTCGTGAAGACCGCGGGCGACGTGGAGGCGCCCGGCGAGATGCGCGACGTCCGCGCGCACGCCTCGTTCATCCTGTATCCGCAGCCGATCGGCCTGCAGGCCGAGTACAACATCGGCCGCGGGCCCGAGCTCGTGGACGGCCGCGTCGTCGAGCGGCCGCTCCACGGCGGCTACGCCATGGCCATGGTCAAGCTCGGAGACTTCCTGCCCTACGTGCGCGGCGTGCTCTACGAGGGCGGGCGCAAGTTCGAGACGAACGCGCCGCGGTACAGCGTCCGCGAGCTCGAGATGGGCCTCGAGTGGCAGCCCATCTCGGCCCTCGAGCTCGTCGCGGCCTACGTGTTCGCCGAGCGCACGCACCCCGAGGCGCCCTACCCGCAGGAGAGCGGGCGCCTCGTCCGCCTGCAGGCCCAGTTCAATTATTGA
- a CDS encoding serine/threonine-protein kinase: protein METLDPALSSLITRPPEQRRIGPFVLVEQLGAGGYAPVWLARETYGKAELRTAAVKLFSLDVDATDRSRILEEARALCRVEHPNVVRFYALAIDEAAGVMGLAMEHVAGRSLEDRLEAEGKLSVDETLRVGVAIASALAAVHGAGLVHRDVKPSNIVEEAGGAYKLIDFGIASASSSPSSVDLVPAGPEDGQTPRALAATARISGRITGTYGYIDPAVFGAGAPPSAASDLYALGVTLHRCLSGALPAERLGGNGALDPGVLTGYAAPLPLAARCEGVPRALASLIDHLIAPRPEDRPPRASWVAHHFEQIRRDLAGRARVLPDEDEGPFRGLRRFEARDRDVFFGRTAEIAAAIELCRGRGLVALVGPSGSGKSSLARAGLLPALAEGALSAWPEAWDTAIAEPGRDPRAAIAAALEPFLPGAAALAPGPLCEAMARRASEVDRGIVLFVDQLEELVTTSSRESREEAAALLVRIGAQPLPGVRVIVAARGDLLHLLLAMGDLGNTMARGLCRVEPLSPTYWRESVERALASYGYALEDAALAEELFAGIDATAGAMPLVEFALTELWSARDTEKKQLLRSALEAVGGVEGALERHAETVLASMEEAVTGSIDVARAVLLALTTAEGTRRVMSGDELAAIAGPEARRVIDALCEARLVVPAEGPGAPVTLAHEALLSRWGRLASWIGEAKGDRLLAEEIERDAARFTRDPESVTLLRGRRLDFAKELARSGAVRLSPAAERFIQTSARVSRRAAMLAAIAGAIVAASIVVGGLGYVRAVRAEERAAQEKLEREQKDRAAAERNDREKAKLLEEIRATAQLNEALQERIQKTLSGPTEPAPGTAAPQAPPAPPPVLANVAPGANPGLKPAAPASPAPATTTTPASPSEPPANAAPASTGADPAMAAPAAPQGPETKPDEEF, encoded by the coding sequence TTGGAGACCCTCGACCCGGCCCTCTCGAGCCTGATCACGCGCCCCCCGGAGCAGAGGCGCATCGGCCCGTTCGTCCTCGTCGAACAGCTCGGCGCAGGGGGCTACGCGCCCGTCTGGCTCGCGCGCGAGACCTACGGCAAGGCCGAGCTGCGCACCGCCGCGGTCAAGCTCTTCTCGCTCGACGTCGACGCGACCGATCGGAGCCGCATCCTCGAAGAGGCGCGCGCGCTCTGCCGCGTCGAGCACCCGAACGTGGTGCGCTTCTACGCGCTCGCGATCGACGAGGCCGCCGGGGTCATGGGCCTCGCGATGGAACACGTCGCCGGCCGATCGCTGGAGGACAGGCTCGAAGCCGAGGGGAAGCTCTCCGTCGACGAGACGCTGCGTGTCGGCGTGGCCATCGCCTCGGCGCTCGCCGCGGTGCACGGCGCGGGCCTCGTGCACCGCGACGTGAAGCCGAGCAACATCGTCGAGGAGGCCGGCGGCGCGTACAAGCTCATCGATTTCGGGATCGCCTCGGCGTCGTCGAGCCCGTCCTCCGTGGACCTCGTGCCGGCGGGGCCGGAGGACGGCCAGACGCCACGCGCGCTCGCGGCGACCGCGCGTATCTCGGGCCGCATCACGGGCACGTACGGCTACATCGATCCCGCGGTCTTCGGGGCAGGCGCGCCTCCCTCGGCTGCGAGTGATCTCTACGCGCTCGGCGTCACGCTCCACCGTTGCCTCTCCGGCGCGCTGCCCGCCGAGCGCCTCGGCGGCAACGGCGCGCTCGATCCCGGCGTCCTCACCGGCTACGCGGCGCCCCTGCCCCTCGCCGCTCGTTGCGAGGGTGTCCCGCGCGCGCTCGCCTCGCTCATCGACCACCTGATCGCGCCGCGCCCCGAAGACAGGCCCCCGCGCGCCTCGTGGGTCGCGCACCACTTCGAGCAGATCCGGCGCGATCTCGCGGGCCGCGCGCGTGTCCTGCCCGACGAGGACGAGGGCCCGTTCCGCGGCCTGCGCCGCTTCGAAGCGCGTGACCGCGACGTCTTCTTTGGCCGCACCGCCGAGATCGCCGCCGCCATCGAGCTCTGCCGCGGCCGCGGCCTCGTCGCGCTCGTCGGCCCCTCGGGCAGCGGCAAATCCAGCCTCGCGCGCGCGGGCCTCTTGCCGGCGCTCGCCGAGGGCGCGCTCTCGGCCTGGCCCGAGGCCTGGGACACAGCCATCGCCGAGCCTGGCCGTGATCCTCGCGCCGCGATCGCCGCCGCGCTCGAGCCCTTCCTCCCGGGCGCCGCCGCGCTCGCGCCGGGCCCGCTCTGCGAGGCCATGGCGAGGCGCGCGAGCGAAGTAGATCGGGGCATCGTGCTCTTCGTCGATCAGCTCGAAGAGCTCGTGACCACCTCCTCCCGCGAGAGCCGCGAAGAAGCGGCCGCGCTGCTCGTGCGTATCGGCGCGCAGCCCTTGCCCGGCGTGCGCGTGATCGTCGCGGCGCGTGGGGATCTCCTGCATCTGCTCCTCGCGATGGGGGACCTCGGCAACACGATGGCGCGTGGCCTCTGCCGCGTGGAGCCCCTCTCGCCGACGTACTGGCGCGAGAGCGTCGAGCGCGCCCTCGCCTCGTACGGCTACGCGCTCGAGGACGCGGCGCTCGCGGAGGAGCTCTTCGCGGGCATCGACGCCACCGCGGGCGCCATGCCGCTCGTCGAGTTCGCGCTCACCGAGCTCTGGAGCGCGCGCGACACGGAGAAGAAGCAGCTCTTGCGCTCGGCGCTCGAGGCCGTCGGCGGCGTCGAGGGCGCGCTCGAGCGGCACGCCGAGACGGTGCTCGCGTCGATGGAGGAGGCGGTCACCGGCTCGATCGACGTGGCGCGCGCCGTCCTGCTCGCGCTGACGACGGCCGAAGGCACGCGGCGCGTGATGAGCGGGGACGAGCTCGCCGCGATCGCGGGGCCCGAGGCGCGGCGCGTGATCGACGCGCTCTGCGAGGCGCGGCTCGTCGTGCCCGCCGAGGGGCCGGGCGCGCCGGTGACGCTCGCGCACGAGGCGCTGCTCTCGCGCTGGGGCAGGCTCGCCTCGTGGATCGGCGAGGCGAAGGGTGATCGTTTGCTCGCCGAGGAGATCGAGCGTGACGCCGCGCGCTTCACCCGCGACCCGGAGAGCGTCACGCTGCTCCGCGGGCGGCGGCTCGATTTCGCGAAGGAGCTCGCCCGCAGCGGCGCCGTGCGTTTGTCGCCGGCGGCCGAGCGCTTCATCCAGACGAGCGCGCGTGTCTCGCGGCGGGCGGCGATGCTCGCGGCGATCGCGGGGGCGATCGTCGCGGCGTCGATCGTCGTCGGCGGCCTCGGGTACGTGCGGGCCGTGCGCGCCGAGGAGCGCGCGGCTCAGGAGAAGCTCGAGCGCGAGCAGAAGGACCGCGCCGCGGCCGAGCGAAACGATCGCGAGAAGGCCAAGCTCCTCGAGGAGATCCGCGCGACCGCGCAGCTCAACGAGGCGCTCCAGGAGCGCATCCAGAAGACGCTCTCCGGGCCCACCGAGCCCGCGCCCGGGACGGCCGCGCCCCAGGCCCCGCCGGCGCCGCCGCCCGTGCTCGCGAACGTCGCTCCGGGCGCGAACCCGGGCCTGAAGCCCGCCGCGCCCGCCTCTCCTGCGCCCGCGACGACCACGACCCCGGCGAGCCCCTCCGAGCCCCCGGCGAACGCCGCGCCGGCCTCCACGGGCGCCGACCCCGCCATGGCTGCGCCGGCGGCCCCGCAGGGCCCCGAGACGAAACCGGACGAGGAATTCTAG
- a CDS encoding tetratricopeptide repeat protein has product MRAPCHAIGIGLLVLAAAAALLPAREALACGPYPPARAHTPEDRSQAQRLFQEGRALEGEGKLERALARYLASREILPRKSNTKNAAVCLDKLGRAAEAIPLYEEVLDRFRGELTPEEQKAMIDDVRRLREAVATLHVIDGEGALFVDGKDLGSLPRECPLYLPPGRHTVRVNRRAVLLDHDLPPGESLRIVVDADPVPPRPKRSEGWFAQAFGGPALGGSMDSNAERDAESGCTDHCPFAFGFLAGARGGYITANNVSIELFTGFFSVDSRFSRTITRDVPLPSGMSTVTYTLSHDLSLRGPFMGPAIGYRLDLGPRWRALFRGSLGLVAAQSSDPVSGVGRDDRGHASNLNLAGTSTVLRSAPTFFMPEIGIEAKFRRLRVGLSLGYVLFLAQGNVFEGRVFDAQAPCPPTGDNGVACAPETLADVSGQGLQTAHGLMQLWIPQLTFGFLP; this is encoded by the coding sequence ATGCGCGCCCCCTGCCACGCCATCGGCATCGGCCTCCTCGTGCTCGCCGCCGCCGCCGCGCTCCTCCCGGCGCGCGAGGCCCTCGCCTGTGGCCCCTACCCCCCTGCCCGCGCACATACCCCCGAGGACCGCTCCCAGGCCCAGCGCCTCTTCCAGGAGGGCCGCGCGCTCGAGGGCGAGGGCAAGCTCGAGCGCGCGCTCGCCCGCTACCTCGCCTCCCGCGAGATCCTCCCGCGCAAATCGAACACGAAAAACGCCGCCGTTTGCCTCGACAAGCTCGGCCGCGCCGCCGAGGCGATCCCCCTGTACGAGGAGGTCCTCGATCGATTTCGCGGCGAGCTCACGCCCGAGGAGCAAAAGGCGATGATCGACGACGTCCGGCGCCTGCGCGAGGCCGTGGCCACGCTGCACGTCATCGACGGCGAGGGGGCCCTCTTCGTCGACGGCAAGGACCTCGGCTCCTTGCCGCGCGAATGCCCGCTCTACCTGCCCCCCGGCCGCCACACCGTCCGCGTCAACCGCAGGGCCGTGCTGCTCGATCACGACCTGCCGCCGGGGGAATCGCTGCGTATCGTGGTCGACGCCGATCCCGTCCCCCCGCGCCCCAAGCGCTCGGAGGGCTGGTTCGCGCAGGCCTTCGGCGGCCCCGCGCTCGGCGGCTCCATGGATAGCAACGCCGAGCGCGACGCCGAGAGCGGCTGCACGGACCATTGCCCCTTCGCATTCGGCTTCCTCGCCGGCGCGCGCGGCGGATACATCACGGCGAACAACGTCTCCATCGAGCTCTTCACCGGCTTCTTCTCGGTGGACTCTCGATTCTCCCGCACCATCACGCGTGACGTCCCGCTCCCCTCGGGCATGTCGACCGTCACGTATACCCTCTCGCACGACCTCTCCTTGCGTGGCCCGTTCATGGGGCCGGCGATCGGCTATCGGCTCGACCTCGGGCCGCGCTGGCGGGCCCTCTTCCGCGGCTCCCTCGGCCTCGTCGCCGCGCAATCCTCCGACCCGGTGAGCGGCGTCGGGCGGGACGATCGTGGCCACGCCTCGAACCTGAACCTCGCGGGCACGAGCACGGTCCTCCGCTCGGCGCCTACGTTTTTCATGCCCGAGATCGGCATCGAGGCGAAGTTCCGCCGCCTGCGGGTGGGATTGTCGCTCGGCTACGTCCTCTTCCTGGCGCAGGGCAACGTCTTCGAGGGCCGCGTCTTCGACGCCCAGGCCCCGTGCCCGCCGACCGGTGACAATGGCGTCGCCTGCGCGCCGGAGACCCTGGCCGACGTCTCGGGGCAAGGGCTGCAGACGGCGCACGGCCTCATGCAGCTCTGGATCCCTCAGCTCACCTTCGGCTTCTTGCCCTGA